A genome region from Prionailurus bengalensis isolate Pbe53 chromosome B4, Fcat_Pben_1.1_paternal_pri, whole genome shotgun sequence includes the following:
- the BCDIN3D gene encoding RNA 5'-monophosphate methyltransferase: MAASTKQATGGVEEAAAEEEPRILEPGAAPFGNFPQYSRFHPPEQRLRLLPPELLRRLFPQSPESRPILGLDVGCNSGDLSVALYKHFLSLRDGETCSDASGELHLLCCDIDPVLVERAEKECPFPDALTFITLDFMNQRTRKVLLSSFLNQFGRSVFDIGFCMSVTMWIHLNHGDRGLWEFLAHLSSLCRYLLVEPQPWKCYRAAARRLRKLGLHDFDHFRSLAIRGDMANQIVQILTQDHGMELVCCFGNTSWDRSLLLFRAKQATETHPIPESLVEEGKEKNRLRSWRQ, translated from the exons ATGGCGGCGTCCACGAAACAGGCCACCGGGGGCGTTGAAGAGGCCGCGGCGGAAGAGGAACCGCGAATTCTGGAACCCGGGGCCGCCCCGTTTGGAAATTTCCCTCAGTATTCCCGCTTCCATCCTCCAGAACAGCGGCTCCGCCTCTTGCCCCCGGAGCTGCTTCGCCGGCTTTTCCCTCAGAGTCCCGAATCGAGGCCGATCCTGGGGCTCGACGTAGGGTGTAACTCTGGG GATCTGAGTGTGGCTCTATACAAACACTTCCTTTCCTTACGTGATGGGGAGACCTGCTCAGATGCCTCAGGAGAACTCCATCTACTCTGCTGCGACATAGATCCAGTCCTGGTGGAACGAGCTGAAAAAGAATGTCCTTTTCCTGATGCCCTGACCTTTATCACCCTGGACTTTATGAATCAAAGAACCCGGAAAGTTCTCTTGAGCTCTTTCTTAAACCAGTTTGGACGGTCAGTTTTTGACATTGGCTTCTGCATGTCAGTAACCATGTGGATTCATCTGAACCATGGGGACCGTGGTCTGTGGGAGTTCCTAGCCCACCTTTCCTCCCTCTGCCGCTACCTCCTTGTGGAGCCTCAGCCCTGGAAGTGTTACCGGGCAGCTGCAAGGCGTCTCCGGAAGCTGGGCCTCCATGACTTTGACCACTTCCGTTCCCTTGCCATCCGAGGTGATATGGCCAATCAGATTGTGCAGATCTTGACCCAGGACCATGGCATGGAATTAGTATGCTGCTTTGGCAACACCAGCTGGGACCGAAGCCTTCTGCTCTTCAGGGCAAAACAAGCCACAGAGACTCATCCAATTCCTGAATCACTggtagaggaagggaaagaaaagaacagattaAGATCCTGGAGACAGTGA